TCAGGTGAAACTGAAGACAAGGACAAACCAAGTTCATCAGCGGGTCAGTTGAATCAACTGctaaactgattttatttcatattaaggataaagacacacacaaaaaaccccaacaaaacaaaccaacaccaccacccTGCAGCTTTGAATGTAGAATAGATCACTGGATTCTGGGACCCCAGAACAGTCCAAATTAAACTCTTTGCTCTTGGAGATTAACATTCAAAAGAGCCACAAAGGTTGCTGTGCTACTGTTCCAGAGATTCTTGAGCCTGCACAGAGAAGGTGTTCATTTATAAGACATGTTTTCTCCTTGTAAAAAGAGTGGGGAATTCATATTGTCCAGTGGCACTTAACCCTTATTTGCTGTGAACATGAGATGTCAGCACTAGAAAATTTCCAGCAAACAGTAGGTGCACTTTACCCCATGGAGTTACCATTTTGGCCTTTAGTagaatgaaaaacataaaataaaaataaaggccAAAGACCAAGATTGGAAAAGGAAGTGGTAgaaatacatgagaaaaaagTGTGCTTAGGAAGTAATGCTCCATTGTGATGCTACTCAGTCACATCAGATCTAGAATTAGCAGCTGAAACTTCCTATCTCAACCTGAGTGTTTGATTAACCAGTTAAACCTGATCCTGTTGTGTGATCTATTtgctctcctcctttctttattaaaaacacatgcATGCAGAAAGGTGTTTTTCTAAAATGACTCTCTTGTGCAGAAAGAGAATTTGCAGAATTAAGGTTTCCCAGCAAGTGCCTTGGAGATGGCTCACTTGGACACAAGTGCATGGACTTCGGGCCAAGTTAGCAATGCCCTTTTCTAAAGCTCTTCTACttacttttttccacttttgttGCAAGAACTTTCCTTGTCAGGTGAAGAATAAACCCAGTTGGATATGAATTTTTTAAGCAAGAAAGACTTTTCATAGGAGAACATGTTAAACGCATCTTCTGTAGCACTGCCTTTATGGCCTCTTACCAACATGCATCTTCCTCTCATCCAGAGTTTGAGGATCCCGTACTTCCCCTCCCATGTTATTGCCTCGTTTGATCAAGTGATTTCTCTACAGGGCAACTCAGCGTATATACACACAACAGGTCTTGAGTTTTGCCATTTAAGCATTCTCATTAGACCTGGTTAGACATCATTCAGAGGGTTTGGAgagctttctccttttcttaaaTAGAAATCCTTTTAAGTTTGAATAAATccatctattttttaaataagtcaCACTTCTTTTTGTGTCACTTCCAGCAATTTACAAGTTTGAGGTCTGTGAGATCTCAGCTTTTCAAACATCTTAGTTGCTAAACTGTGTGTGTTTCTACTGGAACTTTTATATTCCTGTCCTCAGGGCTTCTggagaaataaatacatcattCACATAATTTCTGTTGTATGTTTTTGTCTTTATAACTCAAATGCCTTTGCAACTGTATTGTAACATACTTCTTCTACTCAATGAATATTCTGTTTCCCTAAAAGGACTGTGCTGATGAAGCTAAGTCATCCTTTTATAACTAGTGCTGTTTAGGTGGTAAAACGGAACCTGAAAGCAAAGGCGTCTCCATAGTTATTCTTACCCAAGCACTCGGTTGCGTGTGGGAAGGAAAAGACTATAGATATATTATGTATGATTTTAGTGCTGTTTAAGGTGGGAATCAAGGGGCTGGCTCTAACACAAAGCACTTGGTGACATAAATGAGCACTTGGTGACATTATAATGTGAGCAGGGTTTCTGAATAAAAACGATCCTTCAGCACATCCTCTCTGGAGTTCCTGAGGCAGGATGGGTCCATTCTCATCTTTTGCACAATATCTtgagatttcattttctctgaactCACTTGAGGCTTGGCTTTAGCAATGCAGGTCTGGCTGAAGATTTCCATTAGAAAATCTTAACCCTTAAAAGCTCTTAGAAATTCTTGTTAAAAGATTTATTCGGGGGTTGGGCTTGGATTTGGGTTTtgagggtggtttttttaagcaagacAGACACCAGATTTGTAAGTGATTCTGCACGGACAGTGCATCAGGCATGTAGAGGAGGTTGGAGAGGGCATTAGTGAGTTCAAAGTGAACATTATTGGAAAAAacccatgtttttcttttgtggaaaacaaaaaaataaacctgttcCACTGAAAGTGGCTGTGGAAATGGACAATAACGATGTTCCTAGCTATAAGGAGCTACTAGCCAGAAGCAAGCAGTAGTACTGAACCTCAGGAACCCAGCCAGCAAAAATTCAATCTGGCATGTATCAAGATAGTTTAGCAGCAATAGCCATCGAGTGGTCTCTGACACTCCTGGAAATACTTGGCTGTTTGTGCAGGTGTTAGCTTATCCAGTGCTATTAAACACATTAATGGTTTAAATCGTGGAGGTGATAAAAATGTCTCTAGGTTATGCATCAGGAAAGGTAAGAACATCTGGATGTTACAGCAGTACTTAAATGATGACGAAGGCCAGGTTGGAATGGGCTTTGggcaacccggtctagtggaaggggtccctgcccatggcagggggttggaactggatgagctttaaggtcccttccaaaccaaaccattctgtgattctgatacCTACCGGAGAGCAATTTCTCCTTATGTCTGTTTTGGGATGCATTGGGACAGCTACATAtagataaaagcaaaacagttaaCATCCTGCTCCCGGGTGAAAATAACACTTGAATTTGCATCTGGAAACAGAGAGTTCTATCCCAAGCAGTGCCCAAGGAAAACTCCACAGCATGAGGAGTGCAGAGTGAAGTCAAGTCCATATCAAGGTGACACAAAAAGCAGGGTAGAGACTCTATGTGTCAGGGAGAGGTGAGCCAGGAGCCGAAGGTGAAAACAGGAAGGAGCAGTGGTCTTCTGACACAGGGCATTATCATGGTCCTTTCTATCACAAAATCCTCTATAGAAATTGAAGGAATTAAGACAGAGGGTGGGAAGCCCTGACAGGGGTTAaggcctcagagcagcagcctAGATCAAGACCAGCCTGGACCCTCTCCATCCAGCAGCACCGGGGACCCCTTCAGCTGGGGGAGAGATTAAAGATCCCAAAACATAGCACATGCCATGGAAAATACATGTAGATGAGAGCTGGgtctgcctggctgctggaCAAACAGGGACCAAGTAATTGCCCTTCCAGCTGCAGGAATTGGGTTCTGCCCTTGAAAGAAGAGAACTATTAATTATTCATGTTTTTTAGTTGATGctgtccttccttttcttctttttcaaagctgattgagtggagaaataaattaattcatgtCCCTGTTGAGCTTTTACTATTAGCTAGGCCTGGGTAGTACAGAGCCTAGATTTAGTGCTGGCTCAGGAGAGCAGTCTGGGAGCAGGCTCTGCTGTGTTGGGAGGAGGGCATGATGGTGCTTGTGTTAGTGGCAGGCTGCACTGGAGCCTGGGCAAATTGAACTAGCTTTCACTCCAGTGCAATCTGCTTCTCCATCCCTAAATGTCTGGAACTTTAATATGGTCATTTTGGGTGGGCtacttcttgcttttctgcctgTCAGCGCCCTCAGCACAACCCCAGCCAAGTGCTCATACGGttttgcagcagcatcaggaaTCCCCTCTTGTCAAGGGGTTAAGGAAGAAGCTTATTAAAATGGTTTAAATGTGGTGCTAATTAGTTTAGCTGTAATGAGCAGCATTAGGCGTCTGGTTACTTTGAAAGGGATTGTTGAATAACCATTTCTGCCGACATTCCAATTTGCATAATGACAAGGTGTTGGCATTGCATCGACCATTAATTTGTGATATTTATCACGCCATTACGGAGCCACTCTTATCCTCACACATTATAAGAGGTGTATGGAAACATAATATATGATTCTGCTTGTTTGGAAATTGCTTTGGGATATCTTTGGATTTTTGTAATAGTATTTTTGGCAGCTGAAGGCTAACAGCACCCAGAGGAGAGTCTGCCACACGTTTTGACTAGGGTAGGAATTAGATGTCACTTCcacaagtgtgtgtgtgtgttcattttCCCCAgtgctgaagcagaagcagcaaacgAGAGTGATCAGGTGTGCTGCAGAGCGTGCTCCAAGCAAACGCTGTATTTCACTCCAAATCCTCACTGCAAGGTGAAGTGCTGGTGATCTAAGTCCCACAGAGCATTCTTAACTGCAGCTCTCAACATATTTAACAGGTCACAGAGAGTGCAGTTCAGTCCTACAAACTCTTGGTCAGCACAAGGAGTGGAAGCTCTACCAGCAGCTCatccaaatgttttcttcctgtgcttctCTTCTCCTCATGCAGCCTCTGGGGACcaaggcaggggaaaaaaaggtggtCACCCTACCCATGTTATGGGtggaaagacaggaaagagtCCCTTTATGTGCAGGGCAAGTTCTTGTATGTGTGTggttgtggggaaaaaagggaagaaaatgagcaaCAATGGAGATATTTCTACTGAGGAAGgtagatttattttccttctggaaaagcagcagtttacTGAAGGGGGTGAATCTCTACTGTGTTGATCATCATCAGATGGTGATCAGCagatgcccctgctcattgcagcggggttggactagatgacctttgaaggcctcttccaacccaaactattctatgattctatgatcatcccacataaatatttctgtgactTGCAGCTCTTTGCTGTGGTGTCATCTTTCTTTAACTGTCACTgtaaaatgtttctggtttgtgacattacagagaaaaatatatgaaagataaatgtattttaaaaggaggtCTAACATTTTGTGGGGAGTGAGCTAATTTTAGCCAGATGAAGATTTGTCATGTAGTGAGATTAAGTTAGTAAATCATATACAGGTATTGCCTGACCGTGCTTGTCTAGACTTTTGGGTCCTGAACATGAGTTCCCTCTGTGTCCTTGGTGTTTCCCTGTTGATTCGAAGGATTTCCAGCATTCCCAGGATTTCTCCTGAATGGGCACTGCAGACTTTGCAGCCCTAAGTTTCTGAGGCTGTGATAACTCCCCCAAGCTGCTTTGAAGCTTATTCTGTGTGATGAATCCACATCTCTGCCAGACAGcatcaggaaagcaggaagagcTCTTACTGTCAGGGTTATTTCACTGTGACAAGTGTCATTCTGTCCACCAGAGACATCTGTGTAACATGACCTTGTGGTACAGCACAGTATGggcagaagggggaaaaaaagcagcagatgataGAGAAGAATGTGGTTTACATAAACCCACTTTGTGATCCTAACTAATGAGGAtcccatttgttttcttgcctgTCCCCTTCAACTTCAGTGTCCACTCCAATCTGTGCCTTGGTTTGTGTCCCAAATCTTCGAATCTCCTGGCAAATCTTCGAATATCCtaagaaaatctgtgttttatttgctcTCAAGAAGGGCTTTATAACTTTTGCATTTGCTTGCTTATTCTTTGAGACAGAATATTAAGACCAGAAATGCCCAGACTttgtaaaatactgttcttttgagtatttaaatacatgtatgttTGAGCAGAacaattttatatatgtaataaaGGAGCTAATTATTTGCCAACATAGAAGACTACAAACAAGTTGTATTTTTGGGAAATGGGTCGAAGTTCATGCAGACAAAACTTTATTTGTAATGTTTTGCTTATGTAGTGTATGAATAAACAGGTAAAATGAATAAACAGGTAACATGACCATGAGTTCAGTCTGAAACAGAAAGTCTGTGTTACATgtgaaaaaatcccaaagaatTTGTCTAAGAAAGTAACTCACTAAACCTACATTCCTGCTCAACTGGAAATAACTCCAAGAAATGTGGGGAGGGTCATAATATAGAACACTGGTTTGCAATGATCTGATATAACACCATTTACTGTCGTGTGTAAGCACTGACACGAAGTACTTCGAAATATCTCCCAATTATTTGGAATGTAtctgtctgtatttctgtgcttttttctgttatttcaatTATAAGacattttcactgctgtttattcAATGAATGTGAACTTCagtatgttaaaatatttgaagtaaaaTAGACACAGaagtttccttctctttttaccTGATTTATTCATATAGTGAACAATGCTAAGATGCAATTAATATCTGAATCATTTCTCAGTAATACAGGCTTGCACCCTTGAATTTAACATTGACTTCATGGGAATTAGTTCAAAATATGCTGATGCCCCAGATTTCCTTTGGTACGTGCCAAAGACTTCACTTGAAAACACTAAATCAGACTCTGAATGTGCTGCTCAGTGTATCTGAGATGAGAATTTGTCCTCTGGCAAATGCTTTGCAAAGTGTCCTCTTGAATGTGTTCTGCATTCTGAATCCCCTAACACTGAGGTTTATGAAtgaatagtaatttaaaaactaatAATTAACTCACGGGATGAATCAGAGCAAACACGTCCTGCTTGTCTTCCCCTCGGTCAGTAGATTCTACTTAATGCTGTACCAGGGTCTCTGTTTCTCACTGAAAACATGCTGCATCCCCCCAGAAATCTCTGAGCAGGAGCACAGAGCATTGTGTGCAGCGCAGTGGGTATATCAGGTAGGTACTATGTGGGAATCAGCTTTTGGGTCTTGCTGGGGGGGTCAGTGTGGGAGCTATGGGGCTTTCTGTGACTAGTGTTGTAACCTCAGCTTGCTGCACCAAGCTCTGTTTTGTTCCCTTAGAGAGCCAGAGCACCAACAGGCAGGAACATGGATAACAGAGTTGGGATGTGAGAGTGTTTGGCTTTCACACACTGTGTGCCGAGCGCTCAGAGCAGGGATGCTTCTCAGCTGATACCATCAAGCTTCTCAGCACCAGGTCTGCGAACACAAGCCTGATCCAACACAACGGACcagctgcagagccctgctccaAGGAGCATCGTCTGAGAGTTCACTCTGTGGTGCTGATGCTCTAAATGGCCTCTTCATACAGACAGTATCCTGTGACTTGGGACTTGAGGGTATGGCACACTCCATGCTGCTGTACATTCTGCACACCACGGAGAACATGTACAAGAGCTGAGGCTCTGTGGTTTTGCTCTTGACTTCTGTAAATTCAGACCTCTGGATGAGGCATTTGAGCAAGGATTACCAATAACTTCCTAAACTACACTGAGAAAGATACCTGTGGCTCTGTTTTCAGTGCTACTATAAACTGTGAGAAGCCTTGTTAAATAGTTTAACGACTAGGAATCCCCGGCTGACTCCTTCCTTCAACAGCTGCGAGTAGTAGTACTCACATGGACAGGTTTCACTGATGCTAACTGACCTGGAGTAGGAAAATCATCTACTCGGGAGCTTTGAGCAGCTTCCTGTTGGAGCTGAATTATTTTCCACCTTGGTGGCAGAATTCTTTTGAGCCCCTGGTGTTTGAATTACCTCTTACTTAAGCTGGGTTATGCCCCATCTGAGCTAAGAGTTCGTAGCACTAACTCAAACCTGACCAGCAACGGTTTAGTTTTACAGAGTGGAATAGTCTCCTGAGGATCCGTTTCCCAGtggagctgcttttctcctaCCAGTAAAAGCAGTGCGGAGCTGTACTCCAATTGTTACTTATAAATATTTCCTCTGAATATCTCTTTTTATTGTGAAAGTTCTTATTTTCACAGATGCAAATGATTCTGGTCGCAGGTTTCTGGCGCTTGCATGCTTCGAAGTGAAAGATGAATACGCGGAATGGAGCGGGGCTGCCCGCATCCTACCTGCAGGCACCTCCTCGGCCGGTTGCAACTCCAGTCCCTGCGGGCTCTGCACCTCCACTCGCCCCTTGCCTGTAACATCAGCGATGGCGGCAGATGATATTACCACGGGAGGCTGAAAGGTTTTagttctccctttctctctgcagcGGGTGTGCGGGACGCGGCTGCGGAGCGCCCGGCCGGGCGCCGTGCCTCTTCCCCGCAAAGCCCCGCAACCTGCGGCTGCCGGAGGTGGCCCAGgccgggggcagcgggggggACCAGGAGGAGGGAACCGAGGAGTGAGCGGAGCCTCGGTACCCCGCAACCCGGGAAGTCGGGTAGCCGGCACCCGGGCGGCGATGCGGGGAGCGGTGAGGCTGAGGGATGCGCAGCGCTCATCCCCCCTCTTTGCTCCCCCATATCACTCCGGAAAAAGCTAGTTTCTTAAAATTATCCCTGGGAAGGTAGGCGGCAAATTCCTGGGCtgagggaggtggggggagaaggggagtgtgagggaaaaaaaccccaaacacacgACACACCCCCCAAACTCAAAAACTAGTGGAAAGAGAGCTCGCTCTTCCCCGGCGTGATTTTTGGGATCACAGAGGGACTGTGGAAGCGGGATAAAAGCGTCTCGTCGGTCCCAGGCTAGAGAAGCAGCCAGTTCGGGATGGTCACAGCCGTGATAGaccttttctttgaaattaagaGAAATACGATAATAAAGTAAGGAAAGGATTCTAAACGGGCCATTTTGGTACTAGTTTAAAACCAATCAGCGGAAAGGCAACGGAaagatcattttatttttaaagtggcAGAATCGGAATGAAAGAGCCCGTTTATTAAATGTACAGAAATCCCAAATCCCGCTGCTGTGGATTTTCCTTCTTACGAGGGAAAAAGAtatgttttttgttgttcttaatATTGCACACCAGCGATGGGCAAAGCCAGTTAAGAAAACGCGAATAAGGGAACTAAGAAGGGAAAGACCCTTTTTGGGGTGTTAGAATAAAGTTTCTTTGCAGATAAGAAATAAACGAAACGGAAAAAGGACGCTGCGAGACATCCGGAGCGGGCTTTTCCGGAGGAAACTTGTCTTAAACAAAGCAGCCGAAACCCAGGGACTCGCCACCACGGAAACGGCCGTTTCCTTCAAGTTTATTGATTGATTTAAAGTGTTCAGCAGACAAAGTGCTTCTAAGTCATCTCTTGCTCATTACTCCCTTATACATTAATTATAAAGTTAAAacttcttcttttatttatttgttttgtaacaACCAGAAATATACAAAAACGATTAACGAAAAAACCGACCCCGcggccccccccaccccgggtCCGGCTTTCGCTGAAGAGTGACGTATGTAAAAACCAAGTGTCGTCACTGTGACGTTACGGGAGGGGAAACAGGGAAGTGGCGCGTCGTTGCCTCAGCAAGGTCGAGGGACAGGACCGATAGGTCTGGTTTACCCTGAGAGTCAAATGGGTACATAACCTTTTTGTGTTCAAAGTCTTTTACGAGTTGCCAGACCAGAATAAAAACGAagaataattaataaataataataataataataaaaataatcaaacccACATAGCAACGAGGGAcggtgaaaataaaaatacaggtaaCGAGGATTTACATCTAGTTGTATGTACACGGGGAAGGAAGGTTTTccacctcctcttcttcctctccctcccctcagAAGCACAGTCCGGACGCATCGTGTATAAAAAGGGTCGTAGAAACGATCGCGGCTGGTGGAGCGGCCCCGGGGGGAGCCCCTTCCCCTCCGCTCTCGCTTCTGGGCGGTTGTTGGTTTCACCTATTGGGAACGGAGGGAAAAGCCGCTCGGAGACGGGACGGCCGGGGAAGAAGAGGTGAAGGATGAAGCGTCGTCGGGCTTATAGGTGCGGGGTGTAGAAGGCCGGAGCGCCGTAAGTCTGCGAGCCCAGGACGAAAGGCGAGAGGACGGCGGGGCTGGGCAGGAACGGCAGCTGAGCGGCGCACACCAGCCCGCCCGCTGGGTGTCCGGCGTAGCCGCCGGGCCCGTGCATGGAGAGCGGGTTGCCCATGGGCGGCGAGTGGCTGAGGGGGCTGAGCCCGCCGGGCAGCGCCCCGCCGCCCAGCccgcctcccgccccgccgcccgccccgccgccgcccgtCGGAGCGCTGGTGTCGGCCCCCGGGTTCTGCTTCTTCCACTTGGTGCGGCGGTTCTGGAACCAAATCTTGACCTGCGTCTCGGTGAGGCTGAGGGACAGCGCCAGGTTGAGGCGCTCGCAGACCGACAGGTACCGCGTGGACTTGAACTTGTTCTCCAGCGCCACCAGCTGCTCGTAGGTGAAAGCTGTCCGCGCCCGACGGGGCTTCCCCGACTTGGAGTCCGAGCCCGTCCGCTTCCTCTTGGGCTTGGCCCCCTGGCTCTGCTGCGTCCCACCGGGACCCGCCGCCGGCTGCTGGGGCGGAGGGGGCGGTGGTGGTGGCGGTGGAGGCGGGGGGATGCCGCCTGCCTCGCCGGCCTCGGCGTGGAGGTGGCCCGGGTCTGCCTCGCCGGATGCCGCcgagctgctggtgctgctggtacTGCTGCTCTCCTCGCTGCACAGCTCCTCGTCGTCCGGCAGCTCGCTGTCGGGGCTGCGGCTCGGCCGGCTGCTGTAGTCGAGGTCGCACTCCTCGGCCTTGTAGAGCTCGCCGTCCTCTGCGGGCAACGAGAACCGCGGTTAGGACTCACAGCCCGGTCCCGACTCCGGTCCCCACCACTCTCTGCCCCGCCGTGGGGTGACCCACCCGCCGTACCCCGCTGTTACTGGGACAGGGCTGCTCGGGGAGCGGAGCCGCGCTGCCCGTCCTACCGGCACAAGCCGTAGCGATGAGGCTGGGCCGGGCACCCCACGGCTTCGCGACCGCTCATTCGGCTGCGCTGCGCAGGGGCTCGGAAGCAGCCGGGACAGGGCTCGGAGCCGTCCCGGGGGCTGCAGCCGGCAAAGGGCTGTGCAGACCCGGGAGGCTTTGCCAGCGCTGCCCCTTCCGAGCCACTCATCTTGGGCAGGAGCTGGTAGGAGACGTGGCCAGGCCAGGGAACGGACCTCAAC
The window above is part of the Strigops habroptila isolate Jane chromosome 7, bStrHab1.2.pri, whole genome shotgun sequence genome. Proteins encoded here:
- the NKX1-1 gene encoding NK1 transcription factor-related protein 1 — its product is MNVSRDKVGDISIPAAAAAAVTAAGIGGESCGLHGEGMDSHGEQRLSAGGELPLYSCPGNRDRQGDSQSNTPGQEGAVAALPAVHRTTSFSVLDILDPNKFNSKRRHCAGLYKSVGTEFTLGAEDKPEDSGTELAEQKALTEDFEACKKPAGLIKDGELYKAEECDLDYSSRPSRSPDSELPDDEELCSEESSSTSSTSSSAASGEADPGHLHAEAGEAGGIPPPPPPPPPPPPPQQPAAGPGGTQQSQGAKPKRKRTGSDSKSGKPRRARTAFTYEQLVALENKFKSTRYLSVCERLNLALSLSLTETQVKIWFQNRRTKWKKQNPGADTSAPTGGGGAGGGAGGGLGGGALPGGLSPLSHSPPMGNPLSMHGPGGYAGHPAGGLVCAAQLPFLPSPAVLSPFVLGSQTYGAPAFYTPHL